A single region of the Changchengzhania lutea genome encodes:
- a CDS encoding (2Fe-2S)-binding protein, with translation MPTFNLKINKKNHTVEADMDTPLLWVLRDSLDLVGTKYGCGIGQCGSCTVHVDGNAMRSCLLPVSQAEGMSITTIEGLSEDGKHPIQVAWKDVDVPQCGYCQSGQIMTASAFLEKNPTPSKSEIRNAMNGNICRCAAYNSIEKAVKVAAEKLS, from the coding sequence ATGCCAACGTTCAATTTAAAGATCAATAAAAAAAACCATACTGTGGAAGCAGATATGGATACACCCTTACTTTGGGTATTACGGGATTCACTAGACCTTGTGGGTACTAAATACGGTTGCGGGATAGGGCAATGTGGCTCATGTACCGTACACGTGGATGGGAATGCCATGAGAAGTTGTTTATTGCCAGTGTCTCAAGCCGAAGGCATGTCTATTACCACCATAGAAGGTTTGTCAGAAGATGGGAAGCATCCCATACAAGTAGCTTGGAAAGATGTAGATGTACCGCAATGCGGATATTGTCAATCAGGACAGATTATGACGGCATCTGCGTTTTTAGAAAAGAATCCAACGCCTTCAAAATCTGAAATTAGAAATGCCATGAACGGAAATATTTGCCGCTGTGCTGCATACAACAGTATTGAAAAAGCAGTGAAAGTGGCCGCCGAAAAATTAAGTTAA
- the pabB gene encoding aminodeoxychorismate synthase component I, with amino-acid sequence MRLKKTYYIPDLESFREKLLIWAQQFDEIVWLDSNNYNQEHSNYDAVLAVDAFTSIKTDFHQAFEDLKTYQTHTKDWIFGYLTYDLKNDVEDLKSNNYDGLEFADLFFFQPKKIFLFKNNELEIQYLNAVSDEMDTDFELIQNYKETERTHTSNNIKIKLRIHKDEYFQKIESMLAHIHRGDIYEANFCQEFYAENTTINPLEIYKKLNAISNPPFATFLKINHKYLLSASPERYLKKDGQTVISQPIKGTAKRSNNEAEDLQLKTDLLNDEKERSENIMIVDLVRNDLSKTAIKSSVSVEELCKIYTFEQVHHMVSTVRSKIEAVTHPVDVIKSTFPMGSMTGAPKISAMKIIETLEETKRGLYSGAVGYFSPDGDFDFNVVIRSILYNSQKQYVSYSVGGAITSKSDPLKEYEECLVKAKAMRDVLEN; translated from the coding sequence TTGAGACTAAAGAAGACCTATTATATCCCAGATTTAGAATCCTTTAGGGAAAAGTTACTGATTTGGGCGCAGCAATTTGATGAGATTGTTTGGCTAGATTCTAATAATTACAATCAAGAGCATTCTAACTATGATGCGGTTTTAGCAGTGGATGCCTTTACCAGTATTAAAACGGATTTCCATCAGGCTTTTGAGGATTTAAAAACCTATCAAACGCATACTAAAGATTGGATATTTGGCTATCTAACCTACGATTTAAAGAACGATGTAGAGGATTTAAAATCGAATAATTATGACGGTTTAGAATTTGCTGATTTGTTTTTCTTTCAACCCAAAAAAATATTTCTATTTAAAAATAACGAACTCGAAATTCAATATTTAAATGCGGTTAGCGATGAGATGGATACCGATTTTGAACTGATACAAAATTACAAAGAAACAGAGCGCACCCATACATCCAATAATATTAAAATTAAGCTTCGAATCCATAAAGATGAGTATTTTCAAAAAATAGAATCTATGTTGGCTCATATTCACAGAGGCGATATTTATGAAGCTAACTTTTGTCAAGAGTTCTATGCCGAAAACACCACGATTAATCCACTAGAGATTTATAAAAAATTAAATGCCATTAGTAATCCGCCATTTGCTACGTTTTTAAAAATAAATCATAAGTATTTGTTGTCCGCATCACCAGAACGCTATTTAAAGAAGGACGGACAAACAGTTATTTCCCAACCCATAAAGGGGACTGCAAAACGTTCAAACAATGAAGCGGAAGATTTACAATTAAAAACCGATTTACTAAATGATGAAAAAGAACGTAGCGAGAATATTATGATCGTAGATTTGGTGCGTAACGACCTATCTAAAACGGCTATAAAAAGCAGTGTTTCGGTAGAAGAACTGTGTAAAATTTATACCTTTGAGCAGGTACATCATATGGTTTCTACGGTGCGTTCAAAAATCGAAGCGGTAACGCATCCTGTGGATGTGATTAAAAGTACATTTCCTATGGGAAGTATGACGGGTGCTCCAAAAATTTCAGCAATGAAAATCATTGAAACCCTTGAAGAAACCAAACGCGGATTATATTCAGGAGCCGTTGGGTATTTTTCGCCAGATGGCGATTTCGATTTCAATGTGGTGATCCGAAGTATTTTGTACAACTCCCAAAAGCAATATGTCTCTTATTCGGTAGGCGGCGCCATTACTTCAAAAAGCGATCCTTTAAAAGAATACGAAGAATGTTTGGTAAAGGCTAAAGCGATGCGCGATGTTTTAGAAAATTAA
- the ade gene encoding adenine deaminase, which produces MKVKGQIVDIINRRIFKGEVAFEDGKISSIIEKDHDVAHYILPGFIDAHIHIESSMLVPSEFAKLAVQHGTVATVSDPHEIANVLGVEGVQFMIDNGKKVPFKFNFGAPSCVPATNFESAGAVIDDEAIKTLMGHPDIKYLAEMMNYPGVLFDDAIVAKKIAWAKHYNKPVDGHAPGVRGDNITKYINVGISTDHECFTYDEALEKLQKGMKILIREGSAAKNFEALIDLLPEHFEQMMFCSDDKHPDDLILDHINKLCARAVAKGMDVFKVLQVACINPVQHYNLDVGQLKIGEAADFIIVEDLEGFKTLETYIDGVLVYSNNQTYIKSVNFEILNNFNCSTKQVSDFFVPASTNKIRVIEALEGQLVTNALIEASTIEDGNLISDTEHDILKMAVVNRYENQKPALGFIKNFGLTEGAIASSVGHDSHNIIAIGVTDEAICKAVNLLIENQGGICAVSNTDEKIVSLPVAGIMSDKDGATIGKQYAELDAMAKQLGSKLNAPYMTLSFMALLVIPSLKLSDKGLFNGDDFKFTPLQVH; this is translated from the coding sequence ATGAAAGTAAAAGGTCAGATAGTAGATATAATAAACAGACGTATTTTTAAAGGGGAAGTCGCTTTTGAAGATGGTAAAATCAGCTCTATTATTGAGAAAGATCATGACGTTGCCCATTATATATTACCTGGTTTTATTGATGCCCACATCCATATAGAAAGTTCCATGTTGGTGCCAAGTGAATTTGCGAAATTAGCCGTTCAACATGGCACAGTGGCAACCGTTTCAGATCCGCATGAAATAGCCAATGTGCTTGGAGTAGAAGGGGTTCAGTTTATGATTGATAATGGTAAAAAAGTGCCATTCAAATTTAATTTTGGTGCACCGTCCTGTGTGCCGGCCACTAACTTTGAATCGGCTGGTGCGGTTATAGATGATGAAGCTATAAAAACCCTAATGGGGCATCCAGATATTAAATATTTAGCAGAAATGATGAATTATCCAGGGGTTTTATTTGACGATGCTATTGTTGCTAAAAAAATAGCTTGGGCAAAACATTATAACAAACCCGTTGATGGTCATGCCCCTGGTGTAAGAGGTGATAATATCACGAAATATATCAATGTAGGAATATCTACAGATCACGAATGTTTTACCTACGATGAGGCGCTGGAGAAGCTTCAAAAAGGCATGAAAATTTTGATTCGTGAGGGAAGTGCTGCTAAGAATTTTGAGGCACTTATTGATTTGCTTCCCGAGCATTTTGAGCAGATGATGTTCTGTAGCGACGATAAGCATCCAGATGATTTAATTCTAGATCATATCAATAAACTTTGCGCGCGCGCAGTGGCTAAAGGGATGGATGTGTTTAAGGTGTTGCAAGTAGCATGCATTAATCCGGTACAGCATTACAATCTCGATGTTGGTCAACTAAAAATAGGTGAAGCCGCCGATTTTATTATCGTTGAAGATCTAGAAGGCTTTAAAACACTAGAAACCTATATAGATGGCGTTTTGGTGTATTCTAATAATCAAACATATATCAAATCTGTCAACTTTGAAATTTTAAATAATTTTAATTGCAGTACAAAACAGGTTTCTGATTTTTTTGTTCCAGCATCCACAAATAAAATACGGGTTATTGAGGCTTTAGAGGGCCAGTTGGTAACCAACGCGCTTATTGAAGCGAGTACGATTGAAGATGGAAATCTCATTTCAGATACAGAACATGATATTTTGAAAATGGCTGTCGTTAATCGGTATGAAAACCAAAAACCAGCCCTGGGGTTTATCAAAAATTTTGGTCTAACCGAGGGCGCCATTGCCTCATCTGTTGGACACGATTCACATAATATCATCGCCATTGGCGTAACAGATGAAGCCATTTGCAAAGCGGTTAATTTGTTGATTGAAAACCAAGGAGGTATTTGTGCTGTTTCTAACACGGATGAAAAAATAGTCTCCTTACCTGTTGCTGGTATTATGAGCGATAAGGATGGTGCAACTATTGGAAAGCAATACGCTGAATTAGATGCCATGGCAAAACAATTGGGTTCAAAATTAAATGCACCATATATGACCTTGTCTTTTATGGCTTTATTGGTTATTCCATCATTGAAATTAAGCGATAAAGGTTTGTTTAATGGCGACGATTTTAAATTCACCCCTTTACAAGTTCATTAG
- a CDS encoding aldose 1-epimerase family protein, translating to MFSLENDQLKINVLQTGAELCGITAVKTGTEFMWHADPDIWGSFAPNLFPIIGALKNNTYFYDNQSYQLPKHGFVRNNAHVKLYQQTKNSLIFTLSSDADLLKSYPFHFEFYITYTLKNNIIEVLHTVKNIDTKTMYFSVGGHPAFKCPVFDNERYDDYVLEFEHLESVKRHHINMENGLISSNTETVLKHSNQIPLTHDLFDKDALVFKDLKSKQVTLKSKTHGAILSVHYEPFPYLGIWAKPTGNYVCIEPWLGVADHEDSNQQLKEKEGIIALDAGKTFEANYRIEIHPKHLA from the coding sequence ATGTTTAGTTTAGAAAATGACCAATTAAAAATAAATGTTCTGCAAACTGGCGCGGAATTATGCGGCATAACCGCTGTGAAAACGGGTACTGAATTCATGTGGCATGCCGATCCTGACATTTGGGGAAGCTTTGCCCCGAATCTCTTCCCTATTATTGGCGCCTTAAAGAACAATACTTATTTTTATGACAATCAAAGTTACCAGTTACCTAAGCATGGTTTTGTTAGGAATAATGCCCATGTCAAGTTGTATCAGCAGACTAAAAACAGCTTAATATTTACATTATCTTCTGATGCGGATTTGCTAAAATCCTATCCGTTTCATTTTGAATTTTACATCACCTATACGCTTAAAAACAATATAATTGAAGTCTTGCACACCGTAAAAAATATAGATACCAAAACCATGTATTTTTCTGTTGGCGGCCATCCCGCCTTTAAATGTCCTGTGTTTGATAATGAAAGGTATGATGATTATGTATTAGAATTTGAGCACCTAGAAAGCGTAAAACGCCATCATATTAATATGGAAAATGGATTAATTTCCTCAAACACAGAAACCGTTTTAAAACATTCAAATCAAATACCACTAACACACGACTTGTTCGATAAAGATGCGCTGGTATTTAAAGATTTAAAATCTAAACAAGTCACTTTAAAAAGCAAAACACATGGTGCTATTTTGTCGGTGCATTACGAGCCATTTCCTTATTTAGGCATTTGGGCAAAACCAACTGGCAACTATGTTTGTATAGAACCTTGGCTTGGTGTGGCAGACCATGAAGACAGCAATCAACAGCTTAAAGAAAAAGAGGGCATCATCGCATTGGACGCCGGTAAGACATTCGAAGCCAATTACCGTATTGAAATACACCCTAAGCACCTCGCATAA
- a CDS encoding DEAD/DEAH box helicase produces the protein MTFQDLNLNTPLYNALGDLGFTTPTPIQAEAFNVVSSGKDMVGIAQTGTGKTFAYMLPILKNLKFSSQENPRVLILVPTRELVVQVVDEIEKLSKYINNRVLGVYGGTNINTQKQAIANGLDILVATPGRFYDLALSRVLQLKSVQKLVIDEVDVMLDLGFRHQLINIFDILPEKRQNIMFSATMTRDVDILINEFFKSPERVSIAVSGTPLENISQQRYNVPNFYTKVNLLHALLSDKDTYNKVLIFVAYKKMADKLFAQLDEKFHDELCLIHSNKTQNYRLRSIEQFRDGENRILIATDVMARGLDIDNVSHVINFDTPDYPENYMHRIGRTGRAERKGEALVFSTKKDADAIARIETLMHMTIPLMPIPEDVTISTELIEEERPIIKERNNPNKRRDDDAPGPAFHEKSEKNAKENLGGSYKFKIAAKYKKPKTKGDKNYNKRNKNFKK, from the coding sequence TTGACATTTCAAGATTTAAATTTAAACACCCCTTTATATAACGCCTTAGGTGATTTAGGATTTACAACGCCTACGCCTATTCAGGCAGAAGCCTTTAATGTGGTGAGTTCGGGTAAGGACATGGTTGGTATTGCACAAACCGGTACAGGAAAAACCTTTGCCTATATGCTCCCCATTTTAAAAAACCTCAAGTTTTCATCACAGGAAAATCCGCGGGTTTTAATATTGGTACCCACAAGAGAATTGGTGGTACAGGTGGTTGATGAAATTGAAAAACTTTCAAAATACATTAATAATCGTGTTTTAGGCGTGTATGGTGGCACCAATATTAATACGCAAAAACAGGCTATTGCTAATGGTTTAGATATTTTGGTAGCAACTCCCGGTCGGTTTTACGATTTGGCTTTAAGCAGGGTGCTACAACTTAAATCCGTACAGAAATTGGTGATTGATGAAGTGGATGTAATGCTTGACCTCGGCTTTCGGCACCAACTCATTAACATTTTTGATATCCTGCCCGAAAAGCGGCAGAACATCATGTTCTCTGCTACCATGACCCGTGATGTTGATATTTTAATTAACGAATTCTTTAAAAGTCCAGAACGTGTTTCTATTGCCGTTTCTGGAACGCCACTTGAAAATATTAGTCAACAGCGCTATAATGTGCCTAATTTTTACACCAAGGTCAATTTACTTCATGCCTTGTTAAGCGATAAAGACACCTATAATAAAGTGTTGATTTTTGTCGCCTATAAGAAAATGGCCGATAAGTTATTCGCCCAATTAGATGAAAAATTCCATGACGAGTTGTGCCTCATCCATTCCAACAAAACACAGAATTACAGATTGCGCAGCATCGAGCAATTTAGAGATGGTGAGAACCGCATTTTAATAGCCACCGATGTTATGGCGCGTGGATTGGATATAGATAATGTGTCTCACGTGATAAATTTTGACACCCCAGATTATCCTGAAAATTATATGCACCGTATTGGTAGAACCGGTCGTGCGGAACGCAAAGGCGAAGCGCTGGTGTTTTCAACCAAAAAAGATGCAGACGCTATTGCGCGTATTGAAACGCTTATGCACATGACGATCCCGTTAATGCCGATTCCTGAAGATGTGACTATTTCTACAGAACTTATTGAAGAAGAACGCCCTATAATTAAAGAGCGTAACAACCCCAATAAACGCAGGGACGATGATGCTCCTGGACCTGCGTTTCATGAGAAATCTGAAAAGAATGCCAAAGAAAATTTAGGCGGTTCCTATAAATTTAAAATTGCCGCCAAGT
- a CDS encoding sigma-70 RNA polymerase sigma factor region 4 domain-containing protein, with translation MSSLEKQNDKALKIVFDKKVVSTTQHLQAYVKHRLYIAESTGIIPKNMYTSNDLIDEGIAKFYENGYDIDSESSAIKIKLFKIVDSDLDALFKREAFHKNTMSTHTILEEELDGLEENYTVDEDFDFIMNDELNDISYKQDHKHEHVFLYDDNNSAVISAFEIEDATPILKKNALGKFYTWLPFTVSDIIDLFVFGELTYAEIAKVKNIETKRVERILNLAIKTFRNHLD, from the coding sequence ATGTCTTCACTTGAAAAACAAAATGATAAAGCCCTAAAAATAGTATTTGATAAAAAAGTTGTTTCAACCACACAGCATTTGCAGGCTTATGTAAAACACAGACTTTATATTGCAGAATCAACTGGCATCATTCCTAAAAACATGTATACATCAAATGATTTAATTGATGAAGGCATAGCCAAATTTTACGAAAACGGTTATGATATAGATTCGGAATCCTCCGCTATAAAGATTAAACTATTTAAAATTGTTGACAGTGATTTAGATGCGCTTTTTAAAAGAGAAGCCTTTCATAAAAACACCATGAGCACCCATACTATTTTAGAAGAAGAGTTGGATGGTTTAGAGGAAAATTATACGGTTGATGAAGATTTTGATTTTATCATGAATGACGAACTTAATGATATTTCATACAAACAAGACCACAAACATGAGCACGTGTTTTTGTATGATGACAATAATTCAGCGGTTATTAGTGCCTTTGAAATTGAAGACGCCACGCCTATTTTAAAGAAAAATGCCTTGGGAAAATTCTATACCTGGTTGCCGTTTACAGTATCTGATATTATTGATCTTTTTGTATTTGGAGAATTGACTTATGCCGAAATTGCTAAAGTTAAGAATATTGAAACCAAACGTGTAGAGCGCATTTTAAATTTGGCCATCAAAACATTTAGAAACCATTTAGATTAA
- a CDS encoding YheT family hydrolase: MPVIESTYNPSFLFKNGFISTVYSGLFRQVSLKQERERLTLPDGDFLDLDWSFSKEQSNQVIILLHGLEGHGQRPYVTGAAKLFNDNGVDAVCVNFRGCSGADNLKYRSYHSGATDDLEAVITHVLSLKKYHSIYLKGISLGANIILKYLGERSDVPEEVKAAVSVSVPCYLQGSAEELHTLKNRLYHDRFKKHLVNRLKIKQKQFQDQLSIEAIKSIKTLTDFDDVYTSKAHGFKDASDYYTKSSSLQFLNTINTPTLIINALNDSFLSPECYPVKEAQNNPKLYLEMPKYGGHSGFIDKNNNYYNEKRALEFIKSMLSNK; encoded by the coding sequence ATGCCAGTTATTGAATCCACTTACAACCCCTCTTTCTTATTCAAAAACGGATTTATATCTACCGTATACTCTGGACTTTTTCGGCAGGTATCTTTAAAACAAGAACGCGAACGCCTAACACTACCAGATGGTGATTTTTTGGACTTAGATTGGAGTTTTTCCAAAGAACAAAGTAATCAGGTTATCATTTTGCTTCATGGTTTGGAAGGGCATGGGCAAAGACCTTATGTTACTGGTGCCGCTAAATTGTTTAATGATAATGGAGTAGATGCTGTTTGCGTCAACTTTAGAGGGTGTAGCGGTGCCGATAATTTGAAGTACAGAAGCTATCACTCCGGAGCTACCGATGATTTGGAAGCCGTTATTACCCATGTGCTATCTTTAAAGAAGTATCATAGTATTTACCTAAAAGGCATTAGTTTAGGTGCTAATATTATCTTGAAATATTTAGGTGAAAGAAGTGATGTCCCTGAAGAAGTGAAAGCAGCGGTATCAGTTTCAGTGCCCTGTTATTTACAAGGATCGGCAGAAGAACTGCACACATTAAAAAACAGGCTGTACCACGATCGGTTTAAAAAACATTTGGTCAATCGATTAAAGATAAAGCAAAAACAATTTCAAGATCAACTTTCTATAGAAGCCATAAAATCGATTAAAACGCTAACCGATTTTGACGATGTTTATACATCCAAAGCCCATGGGTTTAAAGATGCCTCAGATTATTATACGAAATCCAGCAGTTTACAGTTTTTGAATACTATTAATACGCCAACACTCATTATCAATGCATTAAATGATTCCTTTTTATCACCAGAATGTTACCCGGTAAAAGAGGCACAGAACAATCCTAAGCTTTATTTGGAAATGCCAAAATACGGTGGACATTCAGGATTTATTGATAAAAACAACAACTACTACAACGAGAAAAGAGCTTTAGAATTTATTAAAAGTATGTTAAGCAATAAATAA
- the tilS gene encoding tRNA lysidine(34) synthetase TilS — protein sequence MNTHFDFLNESRLLIAISGGLDSVVLAHLCHRLQLNFALAHCNFNLRGQESDADEGFVLELAEDLNVEVFIQNFDTENFASDEKLSIQMAARALRYYWFDELSTQLKFDYILTAHHADDNLETFLINLSRGTGLDGLTGIPEIKNNVVRPLLKFSREQIEDYAKKEHIKWREDSSNASTKYLRNRLRHDVVPVLKEINSEFLTNFEKTQGFLKDSKTIINDKMDEVSNKVINHMDEDTIAFSIAEIKKLTNPKPYLYELLKDFGFTKWHDVLNLIDAQSGKQLISKTWRLIKDREFLFLTAISSENHQEFSVSGIDETLQMPLGTLTVNKVDNISDKTSGAIFVDGDNLKFPLTIRTWKDGDVFYPVGMTGKKKLSKYFKDEKMSLLDKENTWLLCSQDAVVWVIGKRADSRFKATEHSKQILKIELQ from the coding sequence ATGAACACACATTTTGATTTCTTAAACGAAAGCAGGCTTCTTATTGCCATTTCTGGAGGATTGGACAGTGTGGTCCTTGCACATTTATGCCATCGCTTACAACTCAATTTTGCTCTGGCACACTGCAATTTTAATTTAAGAGGTCAGGAAAGTGATGCTGATGAAGGCTTTGTATTAGAGTTGGCCGAAGATTTAAATGTGGAAGTGTTTATTCAGAATTTCGATACTGAAAATTTTGCCTCAGACGAAAAGTTAAGCATCCAAATGGCAGCACGCGCATTGCGTTATTATTGGTTTGATGAACTGAGCACGCAACTTAAGTTCGATTATATTCTAACGGCGCATCATGCTGATGATAATTTGGAAACGTTTCTCATTAATTTATCAAGAGGTACGGGTTTAGATGGTTTAACCGGGATTCCAGAAATTAAAAATAATGTTGTTAGACCGCTGCTTAAGTTCTCGCGAGAGCAAATAGAAGATTACGCGAAAAAAGAGCATATCAAATGGCGTGAAGATAGTTCGAATGCTTCAACAAAGTATTTACGTAACAGATTAAGGCATGATGTCGTCCCCGTTTTAAAGGAAATAAATTCCGAGTTCTTAACTAATTTTGAAAAGACCCAAGGGTTCTTAAAAGACTCTAAAACAATCATTAATGATAAAATGGATGAGGTGTCGAATAAAGTGATTAATCATATGGATGAGGATACCATCGCTTTTAGCATTGCCGAAATTAAGAAACTAACAAACCCCAAGCCTTATCTTTATGAACTGTTAAAGGATTTTGGTTTTACCAAATGGCATGATGTTTTAAACCTTATAGATGCACAATCAGGAAAACAACTTATATCTAAAACCTGGCGGCTGATCAAGGATAGGGAATTTTTATTTCTAACGGCTATCTCTTCGGAAAACCACCAAGAATTTTCAGTTTCTGGGATTGATGAAACTCTACAAATGCCACTAGGAACGCTCACGGTTAATAAAGTTGATAACATATCAGATAAAACCTCAGGTGCCATATTTGTTGATGGTGATAACTTAAAATTTCCTTTAACTATTAGAACATGGAAAGATGGCGATGTGTTCTATCCTGTTGGCATGACGGGCAAGAAAAAATTAAGTAAATATTTTAAAGATGAAAAAATGTCTTTATTGGATAAAGAGAACACATGGTTGCTTTGTTCTCAGGATGCTGTGGTTTGGGTTATAGGAAAGCGTGCCGACTCGCGTTTTAAAGCCACAGAACATTCCAAACAGATTTTAAAAATAGAATTACAATAA